From the genome of Anaerolineae bacterium, one region includes:
- a CDS encoding PhzF family phenazine biosynthesis protein, with the protein MSLTLYQVDAFTDRPFTGNPAAVVLLQKPAEDGWMQQVAAEMNLSETAFLLPQTDGFNLRWFTPAVEVELCGHATLASAHVLWETGHLLPEDEARFFTLSGLLLCRRRGDWIEMDFPSEAPGPSEAPAGMLAALGLEAAVYVGRNRFDYLVEVESEEDLSKLRPDPRALAASVPGTRGVIVTARSHGTYDFVSRFFAPAAGIDEDPVTGSAHCALGPYWGARLGREAMLAYQASSRGGVVQVRLAGPRVILGGQAVTVLRGTLTAVS; encoded by the coding sequence ATGTCTCTGACTCTCTACCAGGTGGACGCCTTCACCGACCGGCCCTTCACCGGCAACCCGGCTGCGGTGGTACTGCTGCAGAAACCGGCAGAGGACGGGTGGATGCAGCAGGTGGCCGCGGAGATGAACCTTTCCGAGACCGCCTTCCTGCTGCCCCAGACCGACGGGTTCAACCTGCGCTGGTTCACCCCGGCAGTGGAGGTGGAGCTCTGCGGCCACGCCACCCTGGCCTCGGCCCACGTTCTCTGGGAGACGGGCCACCTGCTCCCGGAGGACGAGGCCCGGTTCTTCACTTTGAGCGGGCTGCTTCTGTGCCGCCGCCGGGGAGACTGGATAGAGATGGACTTCCCAAGCGAGGCGCCTGGCCCCTCTGAAGCGCCGGCGGGCATGCTTGCCGCCCTGGGTCTTGAGGCTGCCGTCTACGTCGGCCGAAATCGGTTCGACTACTTGGTAGAAGTGGAGTCTGAGGAGGACCTCTCGAAGTTACGCCCAGACCCGCGAGCGCTGGCGGCGTCCGTCCCTGGGACGCGGGGCGTCATCGTCACCGCCCGCTCCCACGGGACCTACGACTTCGTCTCCCGCTTCTTCGCCCCGGCCGCCGGCATCGACGAGGACCCGGTCACCGGCTCGGCGCACTGCGCCCTGGGGCCATACTGGGGCGCCAGACTTGGCCGCGAGGCCATGCTCGCCTACCAGGCCTCTTCGCGCGGGGGCGTAGTGCAGGTGCGCCTGGCCGGCCCGCGGGTGATCCTGGGCGGGCAGGCGGTCACGGTGCTGCGAGGCACCCTGACGGCCGTGAGCTAG